The nucleotide sequence TTACTGAAAGTAGTAAATTCTTCGGATTAATGAGTACAACTTGGTGGCATCATCTATTAATTGGTGGTTTTGCCTTTGGTGTTGTATTTATGGCTACAGACCCAGTTACAGCCTCTCAAACAAATAAAGGAAAATGGATTTATGGATTCTTAATTGGTTTCATTTCTATAATGATACGTGTATTTAATCCTGCATATCCTGAGGGTGTTATGTTGGCTATTTTATTAATGAATGTCTTTGCACCAACTATTGACCATTATGTGGTTCAAGGTAATGTTAAACGTAGACTTAAACGTGTAAAAACAAAAACGGCTTAACGATGGAAAAGAAAACGGATAAAAATTTATATACAATGCTATTTGCCACAGGTATGGTAATAGTTGTAGGATCTTTATTGGCCTTTGTAGCGTCATCACTTAGACCAAAAATTGATGAAAACAAACGTATAGAAAAGCAACAAAATATTTTGTATGCAATGGGTGTAAATGAAAATGACGAGAGTAGCGCTATTTTTATTGCTGATGATAAAGTAGGAGATGAGTTTACAAAATATATTACAAGTCAGTTAGTCATTACAAATGGAACTGAGGTAAAAGAAGATAATGAAGCATATTTAATCGATATTAAAAAAGAGCAGTCTAAAGCGAAGGATGGTGAAGAAAGACGTTTACCACTATTTGTAGGTGAGAAGGACGGTAAAACTTTTTACGTAGCACCAATTAGAGGTAAAGGACTTTGGGATGCTGTTTGGGCTTATGTTGCTATGGATGAGAATATGGTTGTGCAAGGAGCGTATTTTGACCATCAAGCTGAAACTGCTGGTCTTGGAGCTAACATTAAGCAACGTTTTTTTATGGATGACTTTGTAGGAGAACATTTATTGGATGCTTCTGGAAACTTTGTTGGAATTAATATTTCAAAAAGTAATGGTGATCCTCTAAACGAAGATAAAACAGATAATGAAGTTGATGCAATTGCTGGAGCTACAATTACAGGTGATGGTGTAGCAGCAATGTTACGAAATGATCTAAGATTATATGTACCTTATTTTAAAACATTAAAGAAGTAATCATGGCAAAAGATAGTAGATTAATATTAGATCCCTTAGGAGACGATAACCCGATTACAATTCAAGTTCTTGGTATCTGTTCTGCTTTAGCGATTACAGCAGAATTGAAAGCATCAATTGTAATGACCATCTCAGTACTTTTTGTAATGGGAGCAGGTAATGTAGTTATCTCTTTAATTAGAAATATAATTCCATCAAAAATTAGAATTATTGTACAGCTTACGGTTGTAGCTGCTTTAGTAATTATTGTAGACCAAGTTTTAAAAGCCTATTCATATCAATTAAGTAAAGAGCTAGGAGCATTTATCGGACTTATTATAACCAACTGTATTATTATGGGACGCTTTGAAGCTTTTGCTTTAGCGAATGGACCATGGCGATCATTTCTTGATGGAATTGGAAATGCATTAGGATATGGATTAATTCTGATTATAGTTGGATTCTTTAGAGAATTATTAGGGTCAGGAACATTATTAGGTTTTCCAGTACTGGGAGACCCAATTGCAAAAACAGGATTGTATAGCATTGGTTATGAAAATAACGGATTTATGTTATTAGCACCAATGGCATTAATTGTTGTAGGTATTATAATTTGGGTTCAGCGTAGTAGGAATCCAGCATTAATTGAAGACAACTAGAATATAGCATTATGGAACATATAGAATTATTTTTCAAATCAATATTTATAGATAACATGGTATTTGCCACGTTCCTTGGGATGTGTTCATACCTTGCAGTATCTAAAAAAGTATCAACGGCAGTTGGACTTGGAGCAGCAGTAATATTTGTATTAGCCATTACTGTACCTTTAAACTGGTTGTTAGATCAATACATTTTACAAGAAGGTGCTTTAGCATGGTTAGGTGAAGAATATGCTAGTTACGATTTAAGTTTCTTATCATTCATCATGTTTATCGCAACTATTGCTACCATGGTACAATTGGTAGAGATTGTTGTAGAGAAGTTCTCACCATCATTATATAATTCACTTGGTATTTTCTTACCATTAATTGCAGTAAACTGTGCTATTTTAGGAGGTTCGCTATTTATGCAATCTCGTGAAATTGCAACTTTAGGTTTAGCATTTAATTATGGCATTTCTTCGGGAATAGGTTGGTTTTTAGCAATTCTTGCAATAGCAGCCATTCGTGAAAAAATTAGATACTCAAACGTACCAGGGCCTTTAAGAGGTTTAGGAATTACATTCATCATTACTGGTTTAATGGCAATTGGTTTTATGAGTTTTGGAGGTATGCTAACTGGAGGAGATGAAGAAGTAAAAGAAGAAACAACAGCTCAAGTTGAAACTGTAAAAGAAGATACTAAAGAAGAGTTAGCTAATAACACTTTAAAAGAAGAGGAATAACATGATATTAGCCGCAAGTACACTAGGAACAATATTAGCAACGGTCGCTGCATTTTTGGTTGTAACATTACTATTGGTTACGTTGTTATTATTTGTGAAACAAAAATTATCACCATCAGGTCCTGTGAAGATCTTAATAAATGGTGAGCGTGAAATAGAAGTTAGTTCTGGAGATAGTTTATTAACTACTT is from Pontimicrobium sp. SW4 and encodes:
- a CDS encoding NADH:ubiquinone reductase (Na(+)-transporting) subunit D — its product is MAKDSRLILDPLGDDNPITIQVLGICSALAITAELKASIVMTISVLFVMGAGNVVISLIRNIIPSKIRIIVQLTVVAALVIIVDQVLKAYSYQLSKELGAFIGLIITNCIIMGRFEAFALANGPWRSFLDGIGNALGYGLILIIVGFFRELLGSGTLLGFPVLGDPIAKTGLYSIGYENNGFMLLAPMALIVVGIIIWVQRSRNPALIEDN
- the nqrE gene encoding NADH:ubiquinone reductase (Na(+)-transporting) subunit E — translated: MEHIELFFKSIFIDNMVFATFLGMCSYLAVSKKVSTAVGLGAAVIFVLAITVPLNWLLDQYILQEGALAWLGEEYASYDLSFLSFIMFIATIATMVQLVEIVVEKFSPSLYNSLGIFLPLIAVNCAILGGSLFMQSREIATLGLAFNYGISSGIGWFLAILAIAAIREKIRYSNVPGPLRGLGITFIITGLMAIGFMSFGGMLTGGDEEVKEETTAQVETVKEDTKEELANNTLKEEE
- a CDS encoding Na(+)-translocating NADH-quinone reductase subunit C; translation: MEKKTDKNLYTMLFATGMVIVVGSLLAFVASSLRPKIDENKRIEKQQNILYAMGVNENDESSAIFIADDKVGDEFTKYITSQLVITNGTEVKEDNEAYLIDIKKEQSKAKDGEERRLPLFVGEKDGKTFYVAPIRGKGLWDAVWAYVAMDENMVVQGAYFDHQAETAGLGANIKQRFFMDDFVGEHLLDASGNFVGINISKSNGDPLNEDKTDNEVDAIAGATITGDGVAAMLRNDLRLYVPYFKTLKK